GGCCGCCATAATCACCAAATCCACTGGTCTTTGCTGTCCATCACCATGCTGCAACTGACATACTAAGCCTGACTCATCATGAATAAATTGTGTGGGGCTGTCTGCTAGGCAGAACTCAATGCCCATACTCTCAAGGCGAGTTTGCAATAAACTGGCTGCCGCTCTGTCTAATTGTCTATTTAACAAGTGCCCACTGCGATGAAATACCGTAACTTGATGACCTCGTTTTACCAAGCCCACGGCGGCTTCTAATCCCAATAAACCACCACCAACTACGGCGACTTTTTGCATCACTGGCAATGCCATCATACGGTTAACATCTTGCCAGGTACGAAAGCCCATCACATTATCCGCCTTCGCGCCTTCAATAGGCAAAATATTCGCTCTTGAACCTGTCGCGAACACCAGTTTGTCATATTCCACCACTCGGCCAGAGGACAACACCACCTGCTTGCGCTCATTGGCGATTGCCACCACAGGGTCATCAGCAAGAATCTTGACGCCGGTTTGCTGCATCTTAACCAGATCCACCAGTGGCATGTCTTGGTCGCCAATTTCCTGTGCCAACAATGAAGACAACATAATGCGGTTATAACCCACTTTCGCTTCCTCACCAATCAAGGTGATAGTAAACTCAGCGTTTGAGTTATGAGCCAATTCCTCAGCTAATTTGCTGCCCGCCATTCCTGCACCGATTATGACTACTCGCATTTTGGCCAATTACCCTGTTACGCGTTAGCTACTTTTGCCGCAGATGGGCTAGTGGCTTTAGCTGCACCAATGATGGGTTCAACTTTACGTTGTTTTTCGTACAAGAAGGTCAGCACTTGAGCACGATAATCCACATACTTGGCGTCATTCGCCAAAGCCAAGCGATCCCTTGGTCGTGGTAAATCAACCTCTAAAATTTCGCCAATAGTAGCCGCTGGGCCATTGGTCATCATGATGATGCGATCAGACAATAACACCGCCTCATCCACATCGTGAGTAATCATGATGACAGTGTTATTTAAGTCTTTTTGGATCTCCATAAGAGAGTCTTGCAAATGGGCGCGAGTCAAGGCATCTAAGGCACCAAAAGGTTCATCCATTAAGAGCACACTTGGCTCCATGGCCAAAGCTCTTGCGATACCGACACGTTGCTTCATACCACCAGAAATTTCATCTGGACGCTTATCTGCTGCGTGTGTCATGTGCACCAAATCTAGGTTATGCATGATCCAGTCGTGCATTTCTTTTTTCGACTTGGTCTTTTTAAAAACTTGCTTCACCGCCAACTCAACATTTTGGTAAGAGGTTAACCAAGGCAGCAAAGAGTGGTTTTGAAACACCACGGCACGTTCTGGTCCAGGGCCTTTAACTTCCTTACCATCAAGTAATACGCCACCTTCTGTCGCGTCATACAAACCTGCCACTATATTCAAAACAGTGGATTTACCACAGCCAGAATGGCCAATCAGAGACACAAACTCGCCTTTAGCGATTTTTAAATTCACCCCATCCAAGGCTTTAAATGAACCTTTTGGTGTTGGGAATTCGATGGATACTTGACTGATGTCTAGATGCGTCGCCATGATCATTCTCCTATCGTAAAATCTGTGTCTTATCCCAAGACACAAAACGCTGAACCATCAACATGGCTCGGTCTAATAAAAAGCCGATGAAACCTATCATCAACACGGCCACCATAATGCGGCCAAGGGAGTTAGAACTGCCGTTTTGGAATTCATCCCAAACGAACTTACCTAAGCCAGGATTCTGCGCCAACATTTCTGCAGCAATCAGTACCATCCAAGCAATACCCAGAGACAAGCGTAAGCCTGTAAACATCAAGGGAATAGCAGAGGGAATGACGATTTTCATAACATGAGTAAACCAACCTAGTCGCAACACTTTTGATACGTTCAGCAAGTCTTTTTCCACCGCAGCCACCCCTACAGCCGTATTAATCAAGGTCGGCCACATACAACATAGGGTGACGGTGAACATGGAGGTTAAAAAGGACTTAGAGAACATGGGGTCTGCCGATACATAAGTCGCACTCACCACCATGGTCACCAAGGGCAGCCAGGCCAGAGGTGAGACAGGTTTAAACACTTGAATGATTGGGTTCAATGCACTGTAAACCGCATTGTTCAGGCCAATCAAGATACCCAATGGAATAGCAATAATACAGGCCAAACCAAAACCGGCTAACACGGTATACAAGCTGGTAAATATTTGATCAAAAAAAGTCGGTTTGCCTGTGTAACTACGAATTTTACCTACATAATTAGGGTCTTTCGCCTGACGTTTAGCAATTCGATCTTCTTGGCGTTGGTAAAATTTCTCTTCTTTTTCCCGTTCTGCTTGATGCTCAGCAATCAAATTTCCCCATTGCTGATACACCACAGTCGGGCCAGGAAACACCCCTAAAGAGGTATTCACACGGCTTGCTCCCACTTGCCACAACAAAATAAACACAAAAATGCCACACACTGGCAAAATAATGCTTTTCAGGGAAACCTGTTCCAGCTTTTCTTTAAGTGATGTGATGGAAAATTCCAACATAGCCATGTTCCTGCCCTTAATTGTAAAACACTCGCCAAAGGCAGTGAGCCAAAAGGCCCACTGCTTATCAGCTATTAGATTTGGTCATCACCTTTCAGACCAATTTTAAAGCTCTTCAGATAATCGTTTGGACGTTTACCGTCATACGTTACCCCATCGATAAATTCACTTTGTGGGGCTTTAAAGCCATCTTCCGTAGCAAAATCCGGGAAATCGGATGCTTGCATCAAGCCATCTTCAATCAAAGACTCCGCAGCTTGGGCATAGATATCAGGACGATAAACCTCTTTTGCTGTTTTCATGAACCACTCATCAGACTTAGGTTCTGCAATTTGTCCCCAACGACGCATTTGTGTTAGGTACCAAATGGCATCACTGTAGTATGGGTAAGTGGCGTTATAACGGAAGAATACGTTGAAATCTGGCACTTCACGCTTATCGCCTTTTTCGTACTCAAAAGTACCTGTCATACTATTGGCAATAACGTCATAATCGGCACCCACGTACTGACTTTGTGACAAAATTTCTACCGCTTCTGGACGGTTAGCATTGTTATTTTCATCCAGCCATTTGGCCGCACGAATCATGGCTTTCACCACTCGAATATGAGTAATTGGATACTCGTCAGCCCACTCTTTACTCACACCAAACACTTTCTCTGGGTTATTTTTCCAGATCTCGTAGTCGGTAATGACTGGTACACCAATGCCTTTGAATACCGCTTGCTGGTTCCAAGGTTCACCAACACAGTAACCATAGATAGTACCGGCTTCCATGGTGGCTGGCATTTGTGGCGGTGGTGTTACTGACAGCAAAGCGTCTGCATCAATTTGCCCACTGGTATCACCTTTCGCAGGTGCATAGTAACCTGGGTGAATACCACCAGCGGCTAACCAGTAACGTAATTCATAATTATGCGTCGACACAGGAAATACCATACCCATGTTGAATGGCTTACCTTCAGAGTTGTAACGATCAACAACCGGCTTCAACGCACTGGCACTGATTGGATGAACAGGCTTACCATCGGCTCCAGTTGGAATATTCGCTTTCATTTCATCCCAAACGTCATTGGAAACCGTAATACCGTTACCATTTAAGTCCATGCTGAAAGCGGTAATAATGTGAGCCTTAGTACCATATCCAATAGTGGCACCCAGTGGTTGACCCGCCAGCATGTGCGCACCATCCAACTGTCCATCGATTACACGATCCAAGAGAACTTTCCAATTCGCTTGCGCTTCTAAAGTAACGTAAAGACCTTCGTCTTCGAAGAAACCTTTCTCATAAGCAATCGCCAAAGGCGCCATATCCGTTAGCTTAATGAAGCCAAACTTCAATTCTTCTTTTTCAGGATAGTCCAATTCTGCATGGGCGGCTCCTGCCAATAAGAAAGAGCCCAATAGCAAAGCCGCCGTAGATTTTCTTACCGACTCAGCCACTTTTGGCAATTGCATAACCGTTTCCAAAGACCTCAAATTCATCGTCACTCTCCGCTTCAAAACACAAAAAAAAGGCGCATACCCACTACATTACTGTAATGGATAGGCGCCTTTGCCATTCTTTAACAACTCTACTTCGAGCTATCAATCATGTTCGTAACTGTGCAGCATCGTTGCTACTGTTACCTGATGTATGTTGCAAATCTATCTAATTTGACTTTGTTATCCTTGAAGCATTTATTATGCCAATAAAACCAAAGCATTGATTTTATTGGATTTTTAATAAAGAAATAATTTCCTATTGCCAGCCTAGATAATTTTATGCTCTCTTTTTAAGCATGGCGCACCATGAAAAGCACCTTTATAATGCTTTAAAACCTTTTAAAATCCCTTGTGAATGCAACACAACTCGACCTTCGGCCACATCTTCTAACCAAGTGGCTTCCTGCTGGCTTGATAAATGCCAAGCATTATCCATGGTACTGCTGATGTTCAACGCTTTTTCATAGATATCTTGACGATATACTTGAGCCGCTAATTGATTAATGTTCTGTGCTAAAGGTAGCTGTTGCCAGCGATGCATCTGCCCCATGACCCATAAAGCGTAACTTGGCAAAGGTCGATTAATTTCTTGCCCAGAGAAACGCTGATATGCCTCCATTGGCCAATCAAACTGACCTTTGGGTTTAATGGCACTGAAACCATACACCAACTGCTCTACCCGGCAATTAAGGTAGTCAGGATGGCTTAGTATGCTTAATAGTTCGGTCTGATTACTGACTTCATCTACCCACTCACACGCCAACTCTAATGCTCTTATAATAGCAATATGAGTCGCACCATTTTGCTCTGCCCAAGCCGTGTTCACACCAAATACTTTTTCTGGCGTGCTGCCCCAAATTTCATACCCAGTCACCAACATGTGGCCAACACCCTGCTCAACCGCTAGGCTATTCCAAGGCTCCCCCACACAATAACCATCGATTTCACCCGCTTTTAAACTGGCCAACATCTGTACGGGCGGTATCACTACTAATTGCACGTCGTGATCAGGATCAATATTCGCACGCGCTAGCCAATCTCTTAGCTGATAGTTATGGGAGGAATAAGGGTAAACAATAGCAAAACGTAATGGTGATGCTTGCTCTTTACGCTCATCAATATAACGTTTAAGTGCCACACCGTTGCGAATGTCTTGGGTGCTATTAGCAAAGCCCGTTAAGGCTTCATAAAGCGCGTTACCTATGGTAATACCATTGCCATTATGACTGACGGTAAATCCCGTTTGCATAGCCGTTTTGATACTGCCGACACCCAAGGTTGAAGCTATCGGCATGGAAGCAAGCATGTGAGCGCCTTGCAGAATATTAAAAGTCACTTTATCGCGAATACTCGCCCAAGAAGCTTCTTTAGACAATTCTACTGCCACTCCTTGCTGAGCAAAAAAGCCTTTCTCTTTAGCAATGACAAAAGGGGCACAATCAATCAGAGGGATAAAACCAATACGCACACTTTGCATATCCCTATTGATATCCTGTGTAACATTAGGATCAGGATACGTCATTTCGTCCCTCCCATAATCTCCATTACCGAAATAATATTTCGAGCCACTTCCGTCATTCGCTGGCTTCGATCCATCGCCAATTTTCTAAGCGCCTGATAGGCAGCAGGCTCATCACATTGTTGATGTTTCATGATCAAACCCTTCGCTTTTTCGATTAACTTGCGATCTTCAAGTTGAGTTTTTACCGTTTCCAATTCTGATCGCAAGGCTTGGAATTCTCTAAAACGCGCAATGGCAACCTGTAAAATGGCTTTCACACTACCACTATTAACACCGTCCACTACGTATGCACTGACCCCAGCACGTATGGCCGCCTCCACATGACGAGAATCATCTTCCTCGGCAAACATAACAATGGGTCTGGGATTATCTTGGGTGAGTCGTGACATGTTTTCCAACATATCGCGATCTGGAGATTCAATATCAATAATCACCATGTCAGGCTGACATTCCGTAACAGCTTGACTAAGGTGTTTGGCATTTTCTAAACGTCGAATAACACGATAACCACTGTCCAACATGGCTTGCTCAACAATAGCAGCTCGGGCAGGTTCATTATCGACCAACATCACGGTCAATTCTTGTTGTGGGGGCGCAGGCATAGTGCACTCTCTTCTTATACAAGCTCATTTAAACGCTATAAAGCAAGATATGCGCCATTAACGAACATAGATTTAAAAAACAAAGGGGTCTGTGAAATAACTTAAAAATCAAATGATTGAATATATTTAAATGTATAAAAGCAGGTTGAAATCAAAATCATACTTTGCCAAACAAGCAGAAAAGCGCTGCAAGAGTGCAAACTTGATAAAATGAAAAATTAATGCACCATTAGGTAACTTTTCGCCTTCAATGCTAAGGTCAAACGATCACCTGTATCCGTTTTCTTATAGATTGAAGTAAGATGAGCTTTAACCGTTCTTTCTGTAATGGCCATTTCATGGGCCACTTGCTTATTAGACAATCCCGAGGCCACCAAACGTACCACATCCATTTCACGTTCAGACAGTTCACTCATGTCCAAACTAGGTTCATTCAATTGTTCAGTAGATTGACTGATTAATTGCTGAATAAAGGCTTTCCCACCCCAGATTTCTCCAGAGTCAATCACAGAAATCACCAATGAAAGTTGTTCTTGACCGATATAGGGTGCACATTGACCATTCACACCTACTGAAAACATACGCAAAGCCGCTTGCTGACTGGCTTGATTGGGAAAAACAAGCAGTTTCAATGAAGCAAATTGTGATCTCAAAAGCACCACGTCTTCAACCTGCTGAGAAAAAGTGACATCCGCTAAAAATACAAAACAATAATGAAATGTCTGGTTTGAAGTGGATAAAGCTTGTTGTGCCTCCTCCAGATTCATGACTTTTACCAATTCAGCACCTTTTGGCACTACTTTTAACCAGTGCTGCCAAACCGCTTCATCTGTATTCCAACACAATATTTTCAAAACCTGACTCGTATCAATAGGTATTTATATTATTCTAACCAGCTGACAACATTTGGTTGTTAACATTTGTTATCCACTTTAATAGGCAAACAA
The window above is part of the Marinomonas sp. THO17 genome. Proteins encoded here:
- a CDS encoding FAD-dependent oxidoreductase; protein product: MRVVIIGAGMAGSKLAEELAHNSNAEFTITLIGEEAKVGYNRIMLSSLLAQEIGDQDMPLVDLVKMQQTGVKILADDPVVAIANERKQVVLSSGRVVEYDKLVFATGSRANILPIEGAKADNVMGFRTWQDVNRMMALPVMQKVAVVGGGLLGLEAAVGLVKRGHQVTVFHRSGHLLNRQLDRAAASLLQTRLESMGIEFCLADSPTQFIHDESGLVCQLQHGDGQQRPVDLVIMAAGIVPETQLAEQAGLAVQKAILVDAQMTTSDADIYALGECCEFEQQTFGLVAPIWSQIKVLTQVLAGAVANFAIVPTPTKLKVSGINLFSVGKIQPDTQDACLVFADVGANHYRKLVVNDGLLVGAILYGNVADGSWYFQLIQNKTKVTDMLDRLIFGEAYCQSLVA
- a CDS encoding ABC transporter ATP-binding protein, which translates into the protein MATHLDISQVSIEFPTPKGSFKALDGVNLKIAKGEFVSLIGHSGCGKSTVLNIVAGLYDATEGGVLLDGKEVKGPGPERAVVFQNHSLLPWLTSYQNVELAVKQVFKKTKSKKEMHDWIMHNLDLVHMTHAADKRPDEISGGMKQRVGIARALAMEPSVLLMDEPFGALDALTRAHLQDSLMEIQKDLNNTVIMITHDVDEAVLLSDRIIMMTNGPAATIGEILEVDLPRPRDRLALANDAKYVDYRAQVLTFLYEKQRKVEPIIGAAKATSPSAAKVANA
- a CDS encoding ABC transporter permease gives rise to the protein MLEFSITSLKEKLEQVSLKSIILPVCGIFVFILLWQVGASRVNTSLGVFPGPTVVYQQWGNLIAEHQAEREKEEKFYQRQEDRIAKRQAKDPNYVGKIRSYTGKPTFFDQIFTSLYTVLAGFGLACIIAIPLGILIGLNNAVYSALNPIIQVFKPVSPLAWLPLVTMVVSATYVSADPMFSKSFLTSMFTVTLCCMWPTLINTAVGVAAVEKDLLNVSKVLRLGWFTHVMKIVIPSAIPLMFTGLRLSLGIAWMVLIAAEMLAQNPGLGKFVWDEFQNGSSNSLGRIMVAVLMIGFIGFLLDRAMLMVQRFVSWDKTQILR
- a CDS encoding CmpA/NrtA family ABC transporter substrate-binding protein gives rise to the protein MNLRSLETVMQLPKVAESVRKSTAALLLGSFLLAGAAHAELDYPEKEELKFGFIKLTDMAPLAIAYEKGFFEDEGLYVTLEAQANWKVLLDRVIDGQLDGAHMLAGQPLGATIGYGTKAHIITAFSMDLNGNGITVSNDVWDEMKANIPTGADGKPVHPISASALKPVVDRYNSEGKPFNMGMVFPVSTHNYELRYWLAAGGIHPGYYAPAKGDTSGQIDADALLSVTPPPQMPATMEAGTIYGYCVGEPWNQQAVFKGIGVPVITDYEIWKNNPEKVFGVSKEWADEYPITHIRVVKAMIRAAKWLDENNNANRPEAVEILSQSQYVGADYDVIANSMTGTFEYEKGDKREVPDFNVFFRYNATYPYYSDAIWYLTQMRRWGQIAEPKSDEWFMKTAKEVYRPDIYAQAAESLIEDGLMQASDFPDFATEDGFKAPQSEFIDGVTYDGKRPNDYLKSFKIGLKGDDQI
- a CDS encoding CmpA/NrtA family ABC transporter substrate-binding protein, with translation MTYPDPNVTQDINRDMQSVRIGFIPLIDCAPFVIAKEKGFFAQQGVAVELSKEASWASIRDKVTFNILQGAHMLASMPIASTLGVGSIKTAMQTGFTVSHNGNGITIGNALYEALTGFANSTQDIRNGVALKRYIDERKEQASPLRFAIVYPYSSHNYQLRDWLARANIDPDHDVQLVVIPPVQMLASLKAGEIDGYCVGEPWNSLAVEQGVGHMLVTGYEIWGSTPEKVFGVNTAWAEQNGATHIAIIRALELACEWVDEVSNQTELLSILSHPDYLNCRVEQLVYGFSAIKPKGQFDWPMEAYQRFSGQEINRPLPSYALWVMGQMHRWQQLPLAQNINQLAAQVYRQDIYEKALNISSTMDNAWHLSSQQEATWLEDVAEGRVVLHSQGILKGFKAL
- a CDS encoding ANTAR domain-containing protein — encoded protein: MPAPPQQELTVMLVDNEPARAAIVEQAMLDSGYRVIRRLENAKHLSQAVTECQPDMVIIDIESPDRDMLENMSRLTQDNPRPIVMFAEEDDSRHVEAAIRAGVSAYVVDGVNSGSVKAILQVAIARFREFQALRSELETVKTQLEDRKLIEKAKGLIMKHQQCDEPAAYQALRKLAMDRSQRMTEVARNIISVMEIMGGTK
- a CDS encoding response regulator transcription factor is translated as MKILCWNTDEAVWQHWLKVVPKGAELVKVMNLEEAQQALSTSNQTFHYCFVFLADVTFSQQVEDVVLLRSQFASLKLLVFPNQASQQAALRMFSVGVNGQCAPYIGQEQLSLVISVIDSGEIWGGKAFIQQLISQSTEQLNEPSLDMSELSEREMDVVRLVASGLSNKQVAHEMAITERTVKAHLTSIYKKTDTGDRLTLALKAKSYLMVH